A segment of the Arachis hypogaea cultivar Tifrunner chromosome 5, arahy.Tifrunner.gnm2.J5K5, whole genome shotgun sequence genome:
ACAAGAATGAAGACGTTTCCTCGTACCGAGGTGGCTTGGAGCTGTggaaccatcatcatcatcatcaccaaccgGAACACGACCTCATACCTCAAGCAAGGCCTCTCTTCCACCAAGATCTTTACAGCTCTGCGGCTGCTCTAGGAGTGGGTCCAACCACCGTGTCCGACGATCAGTCACCCTCGAGATCGGCCTTCCTGGTGACGGCGTCGGCCGTGGGAAGCGGAGCAGCAAGCGGAGCAGGAAGTGGAGCAGGTGGGATTAGCTGCCAGGACTGCGGGAACCAGGCGAAGAAGGATTGCCCTCACATGCGGTGCAGGACATGCTGCAAGAGCCGTGGCTTCGATTGCCAAACCCATGTCAAGAGCACTTGGGTTCCCGCTTCCAAGCGCCGCGAGAGGCAGCAGCAACTCGCCTCTATCCAACAACAACAGCTTCTTGCTGCTGATGTTCCCAAGCGCCAAAGAGATCATGCCTCTAGTACTCGTTTACCCACAAACCCTTCTCCTTCAGCCTCGGCTTcaggtagtagtagtagtagtcgtCGTAATTATTTACTTGCGTCTTGTCTTGTCTTGTCTTGTCTTGTCACATATACACTACTATATACTATGCATATACATGCTTGTGCTTGTTCTCTCTTGTGCGTATGATTGTAGCTGCAGGCAAGCTCTCATCACGCATCACACATCACAGTGTGTGTGAATGACTACACTTGAGAAATTGAAGTCAAGAGAGTCGATAGAGAAGAAATTACTATTATTCTCTGAAAAAGAAACAAGTAACTGTAACTGTATATGTTAATAGAGAAGAAGGGGATATGGATCGGTTGCGTGTGGAACCCAAATTaaatttctcctttttttctaTTCCAAAATAGTAACAGTAGTAGTGGTGTATGTGTGTGTTTTAGCAGATTGCTTCTCTTTCTCTGTGTCTCTCACACTTCACTCCATCACACATTATTattcatcacttcttttcttcCTATGATATGATGTATCAGTCTGGAATACTGTGTTTACTTTTGTTTGTCCTATAAAGCCCTTCACATGATCGAATATTAATCTAATACAATGCTTGGTTGGTGTGaatgaaaataaaacaataaaagggatgGAGAATTTTCCTGCAGTAGTGAGCTCTCCAGCTGAATTCAGATGCGTACGTGTGAGTGGAATCGACGACACAGAAGACGAGTATGCATATCAAACGGCAGTCAACATTGGAGGACACGTCTTCAAAGGGATCCTCTATGACCAGGGTCCAGATcacgccaccaccaccaccaccaacagcaGCAGCTACGTCGCCGGAGACACCTCCTCCACCGGTGCTGCTGCTCATCACCCTAATCTCAACCTCATTGCtcccaacaccaacaccacaacTTCAGCCCTCGTCTCCGCTGCACACACAACGCAGCAGCTCGTAGATCCTTCATCCATGTATCCACCTCCTCTCAGCACCTTCATGGCTGGTAGTAGCGGTACGCAATTCTTCCCTCATCCAAGATCTTGaaacaaacaaacaacacaatcaaaCCCCAATTACAAACAAtcatcaatttttttctttttctttttttgcttttaattttatgcTTATATATTAGTGtacccttatttttcttttctctttcttcttctaactACATTTCATAATCTTGTAGCTATCTAGCGGTCTAGTAAAAAATGAATATTGATACGCATTATTCAAGTtaggagagaaagaaagaagaacaagagcAAAATGCAGACCcattgtgctttttgcttcttttttttatttgatttaaattggtgcaaattattaatatttatgcctagttaaaaaatatatatatattctatattctactGTTTTTTTTCCCTTTATCATCAATCAATTAACGACCTAAATTCAATCAAGTTGTTTCTTTGTGTGTACGCTATAATGAAACATGTGGTTCTGATAATGTGGTGTATTTCGACTtgacttaattttaaaatattatttgggGTGGTTTTTTCTCTCACAAGTTGAATTTTATCACACTTTCTTGTTGGCTTTTTTTTCCCTGTTTATCCGTATGGTTGCCGGTTTGAATTTGAGGTTTGAAACACGGTTTTGATAATCTATATTTGGACTAACACAATTTGAGAACATATTcccattttataaaattttcattaaTTCTAACATTTGGGTATGGGCAGTCCAACTATGCATGAGCATTCTAGTGTAAAAAGGTGAAAGATCTCTCTCCACCTTCTTGCCATGTGATATAGCAATTTcaattctatcttattttttcTACCTAAACTTTGTGCATATAGATGGCGACGTTGATTTCAAAACGGGAAATTTAGCTTATAAGTGTGCTAATATTTAATGCACATGCAGGAAACTATACGTATATAGGGGAACAATCCATTTTACATATGTAATGAGTACAGCATATGGCATAATACAAGACTTTTGCTTGATCAAAGAACGTTAAAacaagtaaaacaaaaagaagggcTAAGATGTCAGAATTTCCCGTATAAACATCTGATGCAACATGTCATCCTCCACTTCACCTCATCATTGCCCAGTGCCAATCCCTCTACTCTAATCAATCACTCATCATTTTCCCATAACCCCAATTTTCTTATCATAATAATACTATTGGAAATTTGTTAATCACATACATCTTTTGTTGTCACAATTACATAGCCCAGAGGTCAACAGCCAGAATAAAAAAGTCAACGTTTTCTCCAAAAATATGGTTTCAAATCTATGACTTCAAGCAAATCATCCAACCAATAGCAATTCTCTCATTCTTAGGGGttttttttggtaaaatataATTGTGTGTGGGTTTTGAACTTTGGTATCTAGTACTCTAAGATTGCCATTTAAGAATATTAGAAATGAACAATTTGTATGGGAAAAAGTAAAAGTATTTACTGTGAATATCAAAATTTTCAATGGTTTGTCCACAGTGTTGTTACTTGGACTATTTGTATActaatttataaaatcttaaattaataattaacttcaattttttattaaaatactcttattaaataattattaatttgttgtgtgcataatttatttttaattgcactTATCATTGTGTAGAATATAAACTagctatgtaaaaaaaaaagttgtgttGAAATGTGAGAGTTATAATATATTGAACCAAGAAGATTTCTCTAACGTAATGAATATTGTGAACTAGAAGGAATCTATCTTGTGGGTTTATCTAATAATGTTTTAAAAATACTTGTTACAAAATTAAGAGGCCTAAGTTTTCCATTCatttatttaaaattgaaaaaaactgtcctttttttaaaatttcttcaaCGAGTACCGTTAAGGAACTCATTGCCAAAATTAATCATCTCTTGTTTTAAAAGATATTGTTGATTATAAGTGCCTTAGAACCTAGGAGAGAGGACGAAAAGAATCCAGGTTGTCATTCAGAAGAAATTGTGGTTTTTCTGAATGGGTTTCCATGCTATCAACAAGATTTGTTTCTCAACCaggtaaaattttaattaacaatGATTTCAAGAATGCCGTAGAACCTATTTTTATAAGGCTTTCGTTTGTCAAAGGCACACATACTCAAGAATGAGTTTGTGTTGGCGTGTGTATAAATATGGATTtagatcttctaaattttgaattttattttagagggtaAAGTATAGATTTGGATTCAATAGTGAGAGATTATATTTTATCCtctaaagtgaaaattcaaaatttagaggatccaaattcgtAAAGTATAATCTCTTACTATTTAATTTATAGgtgaaacgaaaaaaaaaatatgagaaagaaattatttaaaaatgagaaatcacactttattctctaaaataaatatttaaaatttagaagatttaaattatatatatatatatatatatatgtataggcACTCAACCCAAAAGATACAAATGCTGAAAGACACTCTCCGAAAAGACTATGATAAGTGACATTCTAAATCTATAACAAGTCACCTATATAGATCAACGGATGAAGTTTAGTCCTGAGTCCTGACATAATTCTTTACTGATTGTTCTTTAATCCCTGATTTTTTAAATGTTTCTCAATAGTAGAAATAATTAAGATTTGACTAGTTATGGATTATGTGACTAGTGTCTCTTGGATTTGACACTTTCTTGTCCCGATGAGTTTGTTTTCCTCATAATCATGAAGATTAGAATTAAAAATGAGGACTCCTATAGATAACATATTTCCCCTACCATTTAATAAATGTGTAAAAGCGGTAGATAGCAAGTCGTAATGCATGGTGATATGCCGTTTTATGTTGTGTTATTTTTAGTATCTTATTTGGCTGGTCAAGGTTCACGGGCATGATAATTATTGTAATggtattttattttccattgtttataatttgtttatttaaCCTTTTAATGTTCTGATGCAAAAGGCCAATGCAAAGTTATCATATCGTAAATGTCTATAGTTTTTTATTATGTTGAGAAATTTtcaatttgtaaaaaataaaataaaaagaattagctTTGATTTCATGCATGATTgacaaaagcaatggaaagttTTACTTCATTTATAAAAAGAATGAAGCACTGTTGCCCTACTTAGTGCAGTTTGCCGTTTAGTTCAGTAAAGTAAATTTGTATGCTAgcttgaaaaaatatttatggaTATAAGAAGCATAACTTTTTATGtgagaattaatattcattaacCGTTCACAACAATTTTGCTTTCTCAAGGATTGAAAGCTTTGCAATGAGGATAACCCTGGCTGGATATCACGGTAACAATAATTTTCATTATCACATTATCCACTGGCGGAACCACATACACGAGGGGCAATGCCCCCTCCCTCccttctaaaaaataattttaacacgttaaatctttaatattttagtttgatccttaattttatttttttctttcttttaatttttattttcatgtcCTGTCCTAATAAAAACTTTGAACTCCACTCCTGGTTATATCTCTAAATACCGTTTTCTCATTTAAAATCTCTTTTAGATTTGCGTGAGCTTTTTCatacatttttgtttttttttttgtcttatgttaaatttttttaaaaacttttaagtactaataatttttagtattttttattattatttgaccaACACAAGTTTTAAATtgtcttaaataaataaattttactaatttatgtatacgaattttgaaaaatttggatgCAAACGGTATTAATTCATGTGTATAAAATTCTGATAAATATAAATGCAAGTTATGTGTTTTTTGTTTGTAAAATATCTGTAAATTATTATTACTGactaaatactaataaaaaataataatatttattaatcatgtagtattcaaatttttttttgaagattagcaaaaattaaactctaaacttaggtgataaaaaaattaatattatgttataataCCATTCCTTAAGATTTTAACtgatagagaagaaaataatacATTCTACATATGCAACTGCCTATCAAGCAAATACATTTTAAGATACATCAGAATTGTAACTTGTATgtacataatgatgttaagaaaaTAACGTCATGGTCACAAACTTATTTTCTTACATAAGCAACGTGAGcgcatataaaatttaaattatatttattattctcTATGCATACAAATTAAGCGATTCTATATATAATATCAAAACATAGTTATTGGATGATTATTAAGGTTAGGTGGTGAGCTCAAAAATAATAATGTGATATTTTAATTAGTGGCTAATGTAAGGTGAAAAGTAGAAGTACCTCCGTCCCTATATATTTGATGATTCTATTCTGGTGTTGTTTCCTTTTTTCTATATATGTCCGCTTCGTTAATACACTGGTGGTGTGTGTGTTGTCTATAAAAAGCATGATTTCTTCTGTTACTGATGATGGCAGATGCAGCACCTTGctcttttagtttaatttcctattcagagaaaaacaatagaaatGGATAAAGAAAGTAAGAAGCTACAGTAGTATATTTTGTTTTTCACCCTTAGTAAAATCAAAGAGTAATTTGGAAACAAAATGATGGTTCAATTTGCAAGATGTGCTGTGCAGCTCTCTATCTTTTCCAAGAAAAGATACGTAGCCATATACTGGCCACAAAATGCGAAAGTCagagaaataatataatttctgtttttcttctttctttcttcttttttttctcccaTCAAAATGTAAAGTTATAATAGAGACTTACTTTACCAATTACCGCAAAGATGTggatgatgaggatgatggaCGGTGTTGTGTGCTCCCTCCATCTTCCTTCTTCCACGCTTTaaatttttcttggattcttaCTCGCTCTCCCTCTTGTGCGCAACATAGCAGTGACATTCATTCATTGTCAAGTGCTACCTAGCCTATGAAAGTAATGAAATTAACaagtttaattagttaatatatagCTACTTGTTATGGATAAGAGTAATTTGTATGTTAGTATGGGAAATCCATGGATGGAACCCTAGGTCCAATAAAGACATAGAGAAGACACATACCTTGAATGTGTGCATGTTAGGTGGAGGTATATGCATGGTAACGGTATGAAGTGGTTTTGAAAGAGACAGAGAGAAGAGAGTTCACATGTAGAAGTATTATTGGAGAGAAAGCATAGCATAGCGCCAAATAAAGTCAATCTAAAGAAAACAGCAGCGCACTAATGGTTTCTGCGCGAGTTGCAGAATAATTGGGAAGTTGGTAGTGTATGTTTTTCGTACTCAGAAGAAGcagaagcagcagcagcagcagcagaagcAGAAGTAGCAGTGATTGTAGGTTGGGGGAgagcagagaagagagaagagagaagaggaagaggtggCTAATAAGTTGCACCATAATTATAGTTATAATGCAATTGTGGTCTCACATCTCAGTCTCAGTCTCAGTTCTGTGCCATTAACGTACAGTTATGTGTGGTCCCCAGCAACCCTAAGATGGCTGCATGCTCTCATCTTTTGGGGCCCCAACCCTCACAACCAACAAACCTATAAGCTTCTTGCTTGGGCTGGGAATGTTGTGCTCtttacaaacaaataaataattacttaatatttgtttattttgtCTTGGCGGAATGTGTACAATTAATGACTATGCTTAAATAGTAGTATTGATGAGCTTAAAAATAGGAGAATAATTAAAGAGAGGGGGTGGGATGCATGCATATGCAGAGGGAGGTAATGTGAATTATTGAAAGGAAGCGATGGAATGTGTGGGGCTGATGTAGAAGGGAGAGAGACTTGTAAACGATGTGTCAggtcaaaatccaaatccaaatccaaatccaTGTCCTCATTCTCCAAAGCAATGGCTGCATCCGAATGCCGCCCTCTTTTGAAGCAAAATATATAAAACCACGTTGTTCCCAATCAAATCTCCTTCCTTCAAACAAATTTTGTACCTGCGCACGCCTTCGCTAAATATTAAAATACTCCTAatacaagtaaattaaataactaaacttTACTAGTAACTCTCTTTTTTATAGATGCATTCGCTAATCATTTTTGAAgcgtataatttattttttgtgatgcgttgttttaaaaactttttatttgCATGATTGACCTATAATTAAGTTGGAAATCTTTTTGTCAAAAACTTTTCAACCATTGTGGTCGAAATTGAACCAAAAATAAGTAAGATTGCACCTATAAAAACCATTTTGACgctcaaataaaaataatgtttaagaaatataataattttatgaataagactgtaaaaatataaatataggaTAAgagatataatttataaaaacttGATAGATTATCttctcaaaatataaaataagagatataatttataaaaacttgatagattttttttttttttgagaagtaGAAAATGTCGTATATAGACATTAAGTTAATAACTAACTTTAACGTTATGATCATTAAATCGacaatgaaaactaataaaattgtCAATTACAAAATAAGTAtcaatagaaaattaaaattgagttataactcatcataaacaaacaaacaaataaacagaTTGTTAGCAAAAATATTTGACAGTTCAAATAGTTCGGCCATGATCGTTTGACCTAAAGGTGAATCGACAATATAAAAATTGAGATGTCATTAACATGTGAGTTGCTTCACAAAAATGTAAGTCGAAATATCACAATATGAGTTGTTTCATAAAAGTGTGAGTACAAGGGGTTTGACTAATCCTAGAAAGAGTTGAGTCAAtcacttttagaaatttaaataagataattgCACAAAGATCTCATCTAGAAGCATTTTATGGAACATAAAATTTAAAGACCAAGGTAAAAGAAGATGTAGGATGTTAAACTTGGGAGTCAAGATTTTTTATGGCCAAGGCAATGTTGTGACCTAAGAAATAGGAAGAAGCTATATCATGGGAAGAGAAAAACGCTCTACAAATCTATTCTTCTAGTCTATAAATCGAAGAAAGGCAGAAGTGCAAAAGAAACTTAATTTAAAATACTACATTATCATACGAAACTCTACAAATTCACAGTTATGTTGATGTGGAGATCTATAGAGTGCAAGTGCATGTGAGTGTCCGGAGTCAATTTTCTTTTGTTCATTTTGTCTTTGGTATTTTAACTCTCTTtcattttatcaattttatttcctttttaatttatttttataatttattttaaactttaatttgtttgttatttcaattacaattcttatttattccatttcttttccttcttgttATTCTGTTTtatgttgtttattttttattcttttctttcaagcattttattttcaaacttttattttgttttattttttttactttgcaATTTATCACAAATATTTTGACATACACAGTTTCAATACATGCACTAAGTAATTTCTGAGTCGAGCTCACTTTTTTTCTAGAGGAGTCGTATCTGCTCCACAAACTGAGATTTTTATACAAGTTTGATTCGACACTCTGTTCAGGTTACCAAAAAGCAAGtgaaacaaattggcacgcctaACAAGACCCTGGGTTAAGCTAAGGAATCAAGCTGTGTATGTGATTACACAATGACAAATTAATAATGTCTAATAGAGTCTCGATTTTGACTGATACATCTAATAATAATATTGGAGAACCTACAAGAGGCCCCGAGACAGAGGCTGCTCCGTCAGCAGGTACTTCAGGTCGAAGGATGAACCCTGTCATCACAGAGGAAATCCCATCAATTGTACCCGTCACATGACTCCCATATGGGTTGCGTCCAAATTATTCTCCACCATTAGAAAATCTCAATATGGGATATTTAGGAGGCGCAACCACTACAAGAAATAACCCCTTGTACAATGCTACACCTCCTCTAGGTTATACTCCAATGGGTATACTAACTAATTATAACCTTAATGTGGCGAATTACAATGTTTATCAATATTTGATGAATAACCATCTATATTTAAGGTTAGTTCCTATGTCACAACCTACCTCAACAATGCCAAATGTCTTTTTAACACAAGGCATAAGGTCAACAAGGTCGCCAGTAGGTGGAACACgtactttgattttttttagaaatgtCGAGATAAATTGCTGTCATAACGTCATCTCCTAATATGGTCGAATCTTTGGCTGTGTTCAGACAACAAATCGAGGATAGTCATCATGATTTAGTCAATATGCTTACTTAGTAGATGGATGCAATGTTGAATCCAATGATAGAGAACAACAATATTAGAATAGAGCAAGTCACTTGACGAGTCGATGACATTGCATCAACAATCAATCGAATTTGTGTACCGCCCATAGGTGGGATGAATGCGAATAATCCTTCTGCAATACTGAATAGGGAAGATGATCCAAACAGAATATTGAATGAGGCTATAGCAAATAATATTGCTCAAACCTATGGTCAAAACATAATCCAAGATGTCGAACAAATCTTAAATAAAGCAGGTCTAAATATAGGGGTAATAAAGTAACCTTACTTCATATCTCCTTTTTTTGATTATATTTTACAAGATAAACTTTTTAGAGGAGTCAAAACTCCAAAGTCCCTCACCAAACTTGCAGGTGAGAGTGGAGAATCGACTATCGAGCATGTGACTTGATACACAATCGAAATTGGAGAAATAGctgataatttatatttaaaaatgagattctttctttcttctttcacaaAGAACGCCTTTACTTGGTTTTCAAACTTGCAGCCTAATTCAATCCATAGTTAGGCTTAGTTAGAAAGAAGTTTTTATGATCAGTTCTTTAGAGGTGAAATGAAAGTAACATTGTTCGATTTGTTCACagtgaagagaaaaaaaaacaaaatcaattGACGACTACTTTATATGATTCAAGAATATGAGAAACACATTTTTCGTTCCTATTCCTGAGCTTGAAGTAGTCAAGATGGCCATCAATAGCCTTAATTTCAATATTTGAAAGAAGTTAGTAAACCAACAATTTTTGGATTTAGCTCAGTTGGTTGATAAAGTACatcaaataaaaaaactaataaagaaaagaGGAAATAGagtcaaataaaagaaaacttttctttaacaagaaagtaaattatgTTGACTGTATGGGTGAGGAAAAGTCCCACAGTGAATCTGCCTTTGCTGCAGAATTAAAAGATGGACCTTCATATGTGTGTCGATCTCTTAATCTAGCAAAAGACAAAACTCCTTTGTCGGAGGAAGAAACTATTCTTTTGATTTGACAAAAGCTGAACAAAAATCGACATGTTATTAAAAGACAAATAGCTTGTACTCCCTGAAGAGAAGAAAATTTCATCTATTTTTGAAAtcagaaataaaattttttataaattccaTCAAGTATCTGGACGTTATACTAATAATTATGTACATTTCAGGGACTTCATACAAAAGACTATTGAGGATGATCGACTAAAGTTTGCAGAGAAGCCTGAAATAAAAGTAGACTCTGATTCTTTCTAGGTCACATCGAATTTTACTGAAACAaaggaaataatttttttgatcAACATAGACTCTGTCGAGCCCATGGAAAAAGATAATCAGTTCAAATTCGATATATTCAAAATAGAAAACCCGATCTATCCAAAGGCAGGAGAAGACTTGTTGGACTTTTTGCTAAGGCAAAGAAAAGAAGCAGGGAATGTCGCCATATGCTCTTGATGTAGTGCTCTATTCGATAcattatgtaacaccctaactttaaATACCTCATGACCGTAATAAAAGTTCAGGtgttacttacctctaaaccttcttattttatactatctttatttaatatggAGCCTTTGTGAATACGAACCgaaattttaattaagaaaacgaaAAGTTTACTCTTAATCACTTaatcacaaatatatatatatatatattcacataacattatatacatagacttatatCAGGATTCTTAAATGCAATTTCTATCCCTCTGAAAATTTccataacaataaatgacaaaggaaaaaataaaatctaagattaAACCAAAATCCAGAAAATacgaaatacatatatataaaactcTATGGACCGGTAGTGGCTCCTTGTCAAGGCTTTCCTGAACCTGTTGCTAAAACAAAAgatctgtagggggtgagaacgttGTCCTCAGATGTTCTCAGTAGGGAAAGTGAATGTCGTAAAAATACagaataaaatacaaatagttAACTCATATCCCTAAGAAAAATAGTTTTCTTTATTGACTCCTTAAAATTTCTCCTAAGCCTTACTTAAAGCCGTTTAAGTCACTTTCTTTAAATCACATTACTAATGTTTGCAGCATAACAAAATATCCAATTAAGCACACAAACAAGTCACCAAGGCAAACAAAACAATCATAGAGAAAATACAACAAGCAAAACACAACCAAATACAAATGTACAAACAATATGATACATGCATGttcctaacgcaggccatgagctcatgcgtcggttgtctacccgtaACTCGATGTTACTCGGGGAGAACCCCGAATATGGTCTCTTTACCGTGTCAGTCAGACACAATTATCATCATTGGCGAACCCATGTCAGTTAGGATATCTTGATATCACGGTAAAAAATAGTGCTATCAGTTAGGcaaacattcccgcattagcaacctTAGGCTATCCGTTAGGCGGGCACTTCCACTGTTCCgcattagcaatttggcacaaGGCCCATTCACATTCCATTTTCATGATTCTTTACCCATTTCAATTATTTCTTTCATTCatggcttttcattttctttcttttcattttacctCCACAGCACCGATTACATActcatacctccgcatcaccatatTATTAAACGTACCTCCGTATCACCTTATTATGATTCTCACCTCCGCATCATCACATATTCCTTCACTTATCATACCTCAAAACGGTTAGTTTCTAGGCAGCCAAACTTCTTTAATGTTTAATAAAAATTCCTTTCCTTAATAAACCGGACTCAAATTATTACTTAAAACAAGAATCTTTTCTCAATACGATAAACTTAAAACATAACACTTTTCCTAATAAACTGAAAGCCAAATAGAATGAGTTTTAAATCAATTTCTATTTTGAATAACGCTTTATGCAAAGcctcaaatttttataaaaatttttgctgtatttcctctaaaattcggactttGCCCCATCCAAGGGATCCAACCAAACCATTTTCAATTCTCAGAAATTATTCTTGATAGTTCAAACGAATCAAATTCAGTACTATAAACCCATTTTCAATTCTCAAAGATCACTTCCAACAAATCAACAAACCAAGTCCAATATCCAAAACATGTATAAATCTGAAATCTAACCAGTTCCAatgtcaaaatctttttaaattctcaattcattactaataaaacaaatttttaatacaaaGCCCTTTTCTCAATATGAGTAAATAtgcaaacaaaatattttttaatataaaatcatgTCTCAAAATAAGCTTACAAATCAGATCTTCAAAACAAAACCACATTTccagttatttttaaaaaaattggacaGAATTTCTCTTAAAATTTGGACTTCACCACCCTGATGGGCTCGCTCACTTTCATAACTTCTCAACTTATCTCAATTCAAACCAGCCCTCAATTCAGACTTAATTAATATTTCCATTTTAACAAACAACGCCACATTCATCACTCGCAATCACAATACAACTAATAGC
Coding sequences within it:
- the LOC112800761 gene encoding protein SHORT INTERNODES, producing MAGLFSLGGGSSSSSGRGGRGNTNQQQQQHDQHQQHAEIPPSDTFYWYKNEDVSSYRGGLELWNHHHHHHQPEHDLIPQARPLFHQDLYSSAAALGVGPTTVSDDQSPSRSAFLVTASAVGSGAASGAGSGAGGISCQDCGNQAKKDCPHMRCRTCCKSRGFDCQTHVKSTWVPASKRRERQQQLASIQQQQLLAADVPKRQRDHASSTRLPTNPSPSASASGMENFPAVVSSPAEFRCVRVSGIDDTEDEYAYQTAVNIGGHVFKGILYDQGPDHATTTTTNSSSYVAGDTSSTGAAAHHPNLNLIAPNTNTTTSALVSAAHTTQQLVDPSSMYPPPLSTFMAGSSGTQFFPHPRS